One Candidatus Marsarchaeota archaeon DNA segment encodes these proteins:
- a CDS encoding ATP-binding protein has translation MEGGTSFVDRTMELAALGDAYSRKSSLVVIYGRRRLGKTSLVKRFMEGRRGVYFLFTKEPEHDQLYRLARAVGKAIGSRRLEDFGASSFEDLFAEIGESCKSEKLVLALDEFPYLASQDPTIPSIFQKIWDEYLKGSNVMLVLTGSSVGMMRSEVLSYSAPLYGRATAILHLKQMGFKDVSALMPAGMGFEDRLMLYFMFGGVPAYYAALYQGGKAKSYTIERAMEAVLAEGAIFAEEPSVMLSEEVTNDARYLIILSLLAEGVNKPSEIASRLNIAQSNLQKYLTVLEGIGVVEREFPVTEARKSRSKRGIYAISDNFTFFYFYVLRKITADLRAQPAQAAIEAINLLGRAAPKRFELLVREVVWSLSGSGSLPFTAFSVGRWWGRNHSKPKGKDEEEIDIMALNPETRDMLVGEAEWRNRKMDISDYMSLKEKAKAVEWNDGDRSVYYALFSKAGFTEGMEKMAKEEGVMLFDLDAIERALAGKSTA, from the coding sequence ATGGAGGGCGGAACAAGCTTTGTCGATCGCACCATGGAACTTGCCGCGCTTGGTGATGCCTATTCAAGGAAGTCGTCCTTGGTGGTGATATACGGCCGGCGAAGGCTCGGCAAGACCTCGCTCGTTAAGCGGTTCATGGAGGGCAGGCGCGGAGTGTACTTCCTGTTCACCAAAGAACCGGAGCATGACCAGCTCTACAGGCTAGCGAGGGCAGTAGGCAAGGCGATTGGGAGCAGAAGGCTGGAAGACTTCGGAGCGTCGAGCTTCGAGGACCTGTTCGCAGAAATAGGCGAATCCTGCAAGAGCGAAAAGCTGGTGCTGGCGCTCGATGAATTCCCATACCTAGCAAGCCAGGATCCTACTATACCGTCAATCTTCCAGAAGATATGGGACGAGTACCTGAAAGGCTCGAATGTTATGCTTGTGCTGACAGGCTCGAGCGTGGGCATGATGCGCAGCGAGGTGCTTAGCTATTCCGCGCCGCTGTACGGCAGGGCCACAGCCATACTTCACCTTAAGCAGATGGGCTTCAAGGACGTGAGCGCGCTGATGCCGGCAGGCATGGGTTTCGAGGACAGGCTTATGCTGTACTTCATGTTCGGCGGCGTGCCGGCATATTATGCTGCGCTCTACCAAGGAGGCAAGGCGAAGAGCTATACGATAGAAAGGGCTATGGAAGCGGTTCTGGCCGAAGGCGCCATATTCGCAGAAGAGCCGTCCGTCATGCTTTCGGAAGAGGTTACGAACGATGCAAGGTATCTCATAATACTGTCGCTGCTTGCAGAGGGCGTCAACAAGCCGAGCGAGATCGCATCAAGGCTGAATATAGCGCAGAGCAACCTCCAGAAGTATCTTACCGTGCTGGAAGGCATAGGCGTAGTAGAGAGGGAATTTCCTGTGACAGAAGCTAGGAAGAGCAGGTCGAAACGCGGCATCTACGCCATAAGCGACAATTTTACGTTCTTCTATTTTTACGTACTTAGGAAGATAACGGCAGATTTACGTGCACAGCCAGCTCAGGCCGCAATTGAGGCAATCAACTTGCTCGGGCGCGCAGCTCCTAAAAGATTCGAGCTGCTTGTGCGCGAGGTGGTGTGGTCGCTCTCCGGCAGCGGCAGCCTTCCATTCACCGCCTTCAGCGTAGGAAGATGGTGGGGGCGCAACCATAGCAAACCAAAAGGGAAGGACGAGGAGGAGATAGACATAATGGCGCTGAACCCCGAAACCAGGGATATGCTGGTTGGCGAGGCCGAATGGCGGAACAGAAAGATGGACATTTCCGATTACATGTCATTGAAAGAGAAAGCCAAAGCAGTAGAATGGAATGATGGCGACAGGAGCGTTTATTACGCGCTCTTCTCAAAGGCAGGCTTCACAGAAGGCATGGAAAAGATGGCGAAAGAAGAGGGCGTGATGCTCTTCGACCTCGATGCTATTGAGCGCGCGCTTGCTGGCAAGAGCACTGCATGA
- a CDS encoding FkbM family methyltransferase, whose translation MSIDKLLSEISHKLPNWEGKKLVGRFIRNILVASHKRRKISSPFLINNSYWMYTDDVDSLGLINGTYETEETKFFKESLKTNDIVLDLGANIGYYTLLFAILCKKVYAFEPDNYNYKLLIKNIKLNISKGTIKASTIVSEQKAVSDKNTILRMAVEYSNRGANTISRLGTEKINAIRIDDYFKNRVKPTVIKMDIEGHEAYAIRGGIETFKSARLVVLEATNEKGGRHSEAIRQLEDAGFTIKKIKGYVDGGNFYGKKFCDIRASPL comes from the coding sequence ATGAGCATTGATAAACTGCTTTCTGAGATCAGTCATAAATTACCTAATTGGGAAGGTAAGAAATTGGTCGGCAGATTCATTAGAAACATACTGGTTGCTAGCCACAAACGAAGAAAAATAAGTTCTCCTTTCCTAATAAATAATAGTTATTGGATGTATACAGATGATGTTGATAGCCTAGGGCTTATAAACGGTACTTATGAAACTGAAGAAACAAAGTTCTTTAAAGAAAGTCTTAAAACAAACGATATTGTTCTGGATCTTGGCGCGAATATAGGTTACTATACGCTATTGTTCGCAATCTTATGCAAGAAAGTCTATGCTTTTGAACCGGATAACTACAACTACAAATTACTTATTAAGAATATTAAACTAAATATTTCTAAGGGGACAATCAAGGCTTCAACTATAGTTTCAGAACAGAAAGCAGTATCCGATAAAAATACAATATTACGTATGGCCGTTGAATATAGCAATAGAGGCGCCAATACTATAAGTAGGCTTGGCACAGAGAAAATAAATGCAATACGTATTGATGATTACTTTAAGAATAGAGTTAAGCCCACTGTTATTAAGATGGATATAGAGGGTCATGAAGCTTACGCTATTAGAGGGGGTATAGAAACCTTCAAAAGTGCAAGACTTGTTGTTCTTGAAGCTACTAATGAAAAGGGAGGACGCCATAGTGAAGCCATAAGACAGCTTGAAGATGCTGGTTTTACCATTAAAAAAATAAAAGGATATGTAGATGGTGGAAACTTTTATGGAAAGAAATTTTGTGACATAAGGGCTTCGCCCTTATAA
- a CDS encoding YdcF family protein — protein MQKQETHVIIVLGDQRKAISERRADKAVEVAKQLLRPGMDVNVIVTGTKTETTHISHKIIAGLERGAAPGSYRLHLDFSANSTIDNFRNSERIMRAMRMPADAQLHIVTSRFNAIRAIGIWKASNHGFELHLSEDPFGMMFVRTPIEFVSTWTGALGFGYQDNKALSKLKAMLYQGKESEQAQKNHTRPNI, from the coding sequence ATGCAGAAGCAGGAAACGCACGTAATCATAGTTCTGGGCGACCAGCGGAAGGCCATTTCCGAGAGGCGCGCCGACAAGGCGGTAGAAGTTGCAAAGCAACTCCTGCGGCCAGGCATGGACGTCAATGTCATAGTAACTGGCACAAAGACCGAGACGACCCACATCTCCCATAAGATCATCGCTGGGCTAGAACGCGGAGCCGCGCCTGGCAGCTACAGACTGCACCTCGACTTCAGTGCCAACAGCACGATAGACAACTTCCGCAACAGCGAGCGTATAATGAGAGCGATGCGCATGCCTGCCGATGCGCAACTCCACATAGTGACATCGAGATTCAATGCGATACGCGCTATTGGCATCTGGAAGGCTTCCAACCACGGCTTTGAGCTGCATCTCTCTGAAGACCCGTTCGGCATGATGTTCGTGAGGACGCCGATAGAGTTCGTCAGTACATGGACCGGGGCGTTGGGGTTTGGATATCAGGATAACAAGGCATTATCAAAGCTCAAGGCCATGCTATACCAGGGCAAGGAATCGGAACAGGCACAAAAGAACCATACGCGGCCTAATATCTGA
- a CDS encoding glycosyltransferase, with translation MKVYLITPVDIRYSYRATEVQIYEYAKYMIDAGIDARILVPKYSNVMTLQERKDYEKIKALYKKIPKKEIAGKVVRFPFNFNIYMYNNLPINTTIYFAYSIYDHLYNIITKPKGQKYIIAAHSMHLKDGHIIKNHAILEAILNNFVKFIFLSKDRRENIYHHVINNEEKRYLLTLGIRKENIIYIPTFIDVKVFRLRHNNSNKLSVIHIGGKQKDANVVTEVISKLKQRNLLAEFDFYFVGEEMPESVIKSSESNTNVHVLGAVNDGTKVKLLSSSDVLIVPAIETFSRTMLEGLASGLHIIANGTNPAAVDMLSLGAKIDLVRTIEEYVNALINLVEKKKVGSLDKETKVNRNVALNFDKTVTLPKIMRMFMEVSMKRTK, from the coding sequence ATGAAGGTCTATCTGATAACGCCTGTTGACATAAGGTACAGCTACAGAGCTACAGAGGTGCAGATATACGAATATGCAAAATATATGATCGACGCCGGAATTGATGCGCGAATTCTAGTGCCAAAATATTCCAACGTAATGACTTTACAAGAAAGGAAAGACTATGAAAAAATCAAAGCCCTTTATAAAAAGATTCCAAAGAAAGAAATAGCGGGAAAAGTAGTGAGGTTTCCATTTAACTTTAACATTTATATGTACAACAATCTGCCGATAAATACAACCATATATTTCGCATACAGTATTTATGACCACTTATACAACATCATAACTAAACCGAAAGGTCAGAAATATATAATTGCTGCGCACAGCATGCATCTGAAGGACGGTCACATAATTAAAAATCATGCAATTTTAGAAGCTATCCTAAATAATTTCGTCAAATTTATTTTCTTATCTAAGGATAGGAGGGAGAACATTTATCATCATGTAATAAACAACGAAGAGAAAAGATACTTATTGACACTTGGAATAAGGAAAGAAAATATAATTTATATACCAACTTTTATCGATGTAAAGGTATTTAGGTTGCGACATAATAATTCAAATAAATTGTCGGTAATACATATAGGCGGCAAACAAAAAGATGCAAATGTTGTTACAGAAGTTATATCTAAACTAAAACAAAGAAATTTGCTGGCTGAATTCGATTTCTACTTTGTTGGCGAAGAAATGCCTGAAAGTGTTATCAAGTCATCTGAGAGCAACACAAATGTGCATGTGTTGGGCGCTGTTAATGATGGAACAAAGGTAAAACTTCTTAGCAGTTCAGATGTATTAATAGTTCCGGCCATAGAAACGTTTTCTAGAACTATGCTTGAAGGTCTTGCTAGCGGTTTGCATATAATTGCCAATGGGACTAACCCTGCCGCTGTAGATATGCTGAGTTTGGGAGCCAAAATTGATCTAGTAAGAACCATTGAAGAATATGTTAATGCATTGATTAACTTAGTTGAAAAGAAAAAGGTAGGTAGCCTTGATAAAGAAACAAAAGTGAATAGAAACGTCGCATTGAATTTCGACAAAACTGTGACACTTCCAAAAATAATGCGTATGTTTATGGAGGTGTCAATGAAGCGAACAAAGTGA
- a CDS encoding ATP-binding protein: MEIGSALTDLNDWWLDGSISDSLAKSYRRHAFAEFRRLFDAYREVLVITGLRRVGKTTIIYQQISDLLKEHAPREILYFTFDYGAVPITDILDAYRKLTDVDWKHQKFFLFLDEVQKLAGWSSQVKMLYDSFPNIKIVVSGSASLELEKGAADNLAGRHFLVGIKPLSLIEFYELKHERHIERPALFRDELDAEVDAYITKPFPETVKWRSYRDVAAYVRENVVSKIVRSDLPDSFKGVNFFLLEKMLDVFYSNPGMLLSVDENVKAFGVSKTTFENHLFFLDFAKLIRIVGNFRGSTVAASRKGKKVYPYDISLALAFNPDIGAGSILETKVASVLAAKAYWRHADAEVDFVVSDRHRKVGVEVKASKNFSKSDLSGLHRLSDRFGMREVLIYRGNTGRSGRVRLINFTDFLIKEGL; this comes from the coding sequence ATGGAGATAGGCAGCGCGCTCACCGACCTTAACGACTGGTGGCTCGACGGCAGTATCAGCGACAGCCTGGCCAAAAGCTACAGGAGGCACGCGTTCGCAGAATTCAGGCGGCTTTTCGATGCATACCGGGAGGTTTTGGTCATCACAGGGCTCAGGAGGGTGGGCAAGACCACCATCATCTACCAGCAGATATCCGACCTGCTGAAGGAGCACGCGCCCCGTGAAATACTGTACTTCACGTTCGACTACGGGGCCGTGCCAATAACGGACATACTCGATGCCTACAGGAAGCTCACTGACGTGGATTGGAAGCACCAGAAATTCTTCCTCTTCCTAGACGAGGTCCAGAAGCTCGCCGGATGGAGCTCGCAGGTGAAGATGCTCTACGATTCTTTCCCCAACATAAAGATCGTGGTTTCCGGGTCAGCCTCCCTCGAGCTGGAAAAGGGGGCTGCCGACAACCTTGCGGGCCGCCATTTCCTGGTGGGCATCAAGCCACTCTCGCTGATCGAGTTCTATGAGCTGAAGCATGAGAGGCACATCGAGAGGCCGGCCCTGTTCAGGGACGAGCTGGACGCAGAAGTGGACGCGTATATAACGAAGCCATTTCCCGAAACGGTAAAATGGAGGAGCTATAGGGATGTGGCCGCATACGTGCGCGAAAATGTCGTTTCCAAGATAGTGAGGTCCGACCTGCCCGATTCGTTCAAGGGCGTGAATTTCTTCCTGCTGGAGAAGATGCTGGATGTTTTTTACTCCAATCCGGGCATGCTGCTCAGCGTGGACGAGAACGTGAAGGCATTCGGCGTGAGCAAGACCACTTTCGAAAACCACCTCTTCTTCCTCGATTTTGCGAAGCTCATAAGGATCGTAGGCAACTTCAGGGGTTCGACGGTGGCCGCGTCGAGGAAAGGAAAGAAGGTATATCCGTATGATATTTCGCTCGCATTGGCGTTCAACCCTGACATAGGCGCGGGCAGCATACTGGAGACCAAGGTGGCCTCTGTTCTGGCTGCAAAGGCATACTGGCGGCATGCCGACGCAGAGGTCGATTTCGTAGTTTCAGACAGGCACAGGAAAGTAGGCGTAGAGGTCAAAGCGTCAAAAAATTTCAGCAAATCTGATCTCTCCGGGCTGCACAGGCTGTCTGATAGGTTCGGGATGCGAGAGGTGTTGATTTACCGGGGGAATACTGGAAGAAGCGGCAGGGTCCGCCTTATAAATTTTACCGATTTTCTGATTAAGGAAGGGCTGTGA
- a CDS encoding site-specific integrase, translated as MRYPENTMREVEAQLERISHIKWVSGGNMELARKYADRLLALDRNPRTISKHIYYLRRILELSPAFDFSRAKREDFEKLLLRIKRLGVSAAAEYDYKKVLKSFMKQEFGDGVMQPAAVQWIKLSTKDFGRITPSDVLRPEEVLLLIEAAGNSRDRALISLGFEAGLRSGEVVNMRVRDVDLVSQQAWVTVSGKTGMRRIPIFGSALYIARYLDDCRPRLKPDDWLWQRLVHDRRAGRLEAPGMNAMLKKVAREAGLAKPKGIWWHLLRHSSATYNANRLNEEQLRNFYGWAKGSQTPSLTYVHMAAEDVANALRKANGLKAHEAWERSLPVKECPRCMFVNTTDARFCSRCGSALDVNAAFRQGKDETTLERLFVEWMKNHEDVRNCDTKLPYEKRRTRIAGNDSLRL; from the coding sequence ATGAGATATCCAGAGAATACTATGAGAGAAGTGGAAGCGCAGTTAGAGAGGATAAGTCACATCAAATGGGTGAGCGGCGGCAACATGGAACTGGCCCGAAAGTACGCTGACAGACTACTGGCGCTGGACAGGAACCCCAGGACCATCAGCAAGCACATCTATTACCTGAGGCGCATCCTGGAGCTCTCTCCCGCATTCGACTTTTCCAGGGCGAAGCGCGAGGACTTCGAGAAGCTTCTGCTCAGAATCAAGAGGCTCGGAGTTTCGGCCGCCGCCGAGTATGATTACAAGAAGGTCTTGAAGTCGTTCATGAAGCAGGAGTTCGGCGACGGGGTTATGCAACCGGCCGCAGTGCAATGGATCAAGCTTTCGACCAAGGATTTCGGGAGGATAACGCCCTCCGATGTGCTGCGACCCGAAGAGGTTTTGCTGCTGATAGAGGCCGCAGGCAACAGCCGTGATCGGGCCCTCATCTCGCTCGGCTTCGAGGCGGGGCTGAGGAGCGGCGAGGTCGTTAACATGAGGGTAAGGGACGTCGACCTGGTATCGCAGCAGGCCTGGGTCACGGTCTCGGGCAAGACGGGCATGCGGCGCATCCCAATCTTCGGCTCTGCGTTATATATAGCGCGCTACCTGGACGACTGCAGGCCCAGACTGAAACCTGACGACTGGCTCTGGCAGCGGCTGGTGCATGATCGTCGCGCGGGCCGCCTGGAAGCACCGGGCATGAACGCGATGCTGAAAAAGGTTGCCAGGGAGGCCGGCCTCGCCAAGCCCAAGGGCATCTGGTGGCATTTGTTGCGCCATTCCTCGGCAACCTACAACGCGAACAGGCTCAACGAGGAGCAGCTGCGGAATTTCTACGGCTGGGCCAAGGGCAGCCAGACGCCATCGCTGACGTACGTGCACATGGCCGCAGAAGACGTCGCCAACGCGCTACGCAAGGCGAATGGGCTGAAGGCACATGAAGCATGGGAGAGATCTTTGCCTGTTAAGGAATGTCCCCGCTGCATGTTCGTGAACACAACTGATGCAAGGTTCTGCTCCAGATGCGGATCGGCGCTTGACGTAAATGCGGCTTTTCGGCAAGGGAAAGACGAAACTACTCTCGAGCGGCTTTTTGTCGAGTGGATGAAGAATCATGAAGATGTTAGAAACTGTGATACCAAACTGCCATATGAAAAAAGGCGGACGCGCATTGCCGGCAATGACAGTCTTCGATTATAG
- the tnpA gene encoding IS200/IS605 family transposase, with protein MDSVNYKNKNVGEREWQYNWQHVVFVTNKSRKNFKKEYNRNVARFAIEEAARAYSIGIKEFSFGDDYAHVHMEISVPNTLSMSQVVQILKSHSASVIFQKIPNFMKLYPRGSFWCGQYSNHSVEPTDESTIKNYIRRQDVSNVDNQRRLFN; from the coding sequence ATGGATAGTGTGAACTATAAAAATAAAAATGTTGGTGAAAGAGAGTGGCAGTACAACTGGCAGCACGTTGTATTCGTAACGAACAAAAGTAGAAAGAATTTCAAAAAAGAATACAATCGCAACGTCGCCAGATTCGCGATTGAAGAGGCGGCGCGCGCCTACAGTATAGGAATAAAGGAATTTTCGTTCGGCGACGACTATGCGCATGTTCACATGGAAATAAGTGTGCCCAATACTCTTTCCATGTCACAGGTCGTGCAGATACTGAAGTCGCATTCCGCCTCAGTAATATTTCAGAAGATCCCGAATTTCATGAAATTGTATCCAAGAGGCAGCTTCTGGTGCGGCCAGTACAGCAACCACAGCGTCGAACCGACAGACGAATCCACGATTAAGAATTACATCAGAAGGCAGGACGTGTCAAACGTCGACAACCAAAGGCGACTTTTCAATTGA
- a CDS encoding glycosyltransferase, translating into MDVTITLPTYGDRNCIFSLLSSLKQQSYKNFNILVIYKLDRAKKSVIDRIKEYRSLNIELVAQTKGMAADVINIAYAKADGDIIINTDDDAQVSRNFVKNHVELHNKHPEVGVATGLVDDRAKDASVSWMTDMLHRQMWRMNKHTIIDRPIGENFKEYGMYPGKSGMLVDTGKRYNMINTLKQHGVNMSWKKDALHGFKLPGYTKRAIGNEQAASLEAIKRGYTTVWFDGALVYHPWQESNSRSLSVKNVSPTLTAESVLFSYYIDRFTDYKIDLGTLKRRVNIDMLMSMVISPSASIGYRIGYNLAERAIVEQWRPNRVRKALLKALDRVAK; encoded by the coding sequence ATGGATGTGACAATAACCCTGCCGACTTATGGGGATAGAAACTGTATATTTAGCTTATTAAGTAGTCTTAAGCAGCAGTCGTATAAAAATTTTAACATTTTAGTGATTTATAAATTAGACAGGGCAAAAAAATCTGTTATAGATAGAATAAAAGAGTACAGATCATTGAACATAGAGTTGGTAGCACAAACAAAAGGGATGGCTGCAGATGTTATAAACATAGCGTATGCAAAAGCTGACGGAGATATAATAATAAATACAGATGATGACGCCCAGGTGTCAAGAAATTTTGTTAAAAATCATGTAGAGCTTCACAACAAGCATCCTGAAGTAGGTGTAGCTACAGGCCTTGTGGACGACAGAGCAAAAGATGCAAGTGTATCATGGATGACAGATATGCTGCATCGTCAAATGTGGAGAATGAACAAACATACGATAATCGACAGGCCTATAGGCGAAAATTTCAAAGAGTATGGAATGTATCCGGGCAAATCTGGAATGCTCGTCGATACAGGGAAGAGATATAACATGATAAATACGCTGAAGCAACATGGTGTCAATATGAGTTGGAAGAAGGATGCGCTCCATGGTTTTAAGTTGCCCGGGTATACAAAAAGAGCAATAGGCAACGAACAGGCGGCGTCTCTGGAAGCTATCAAAAGAGGATATACAACAGTTTGGTTTGACGGAGCATTGGTATATCATCCGTGGCAGGAATCCAACTCAAGAAGCCTCTCTGTGAAGAACGTATCACCAACTCTCACAGCAGAAAGTGTCCTATTCTCGTATTATATAGATAGGTTTACGGATTACAAGATTGATCTTGGTACACTAAAACGAAGAGTAAACATAGATATGCTGATGTCAATGGTCATTTCACCATCGGCTTCTATCGGGTACAGGATAGGATACAATCTGGCTGAGAGGGCTATAGTTGAACAATGGAGACCTAACAGAGTAAGAAAAGCACTGCTTAAGGCACTTGACAGAGTGGCAAAATGA
- a CDS encoding glycosyltransferase family 4 protein, whose translation MSKELVEENQKIRLLDITGTNPLEPGGVGSFVRNLNKELESNGFSITNICYTFLQDKTEQTDFGTLIALKVPKNEILRVLLYPLRVLSEVKKNKADIIIEEGPSTYGAGLLVDLFAKKNAIFIERAHGTHYGLIEYTPKKSIHMRILGKLLAGLIERYSFRRADYSVAVSKLAAMELKKYFGIDKRKIRVIYPGVAIDEFKPLNRLERHRLRGELHITNGMKHGIWVGLDPYRKGLDILLEVANALKDIKFSVIGITKEEAIKFMKEYKIEDNKCSNVNFLGKISEHMKIKYYQAADFLLFPSRHEGFAFVPFEAMAAGLPVIVSDMVGTNEIIKNGEQGFIIKSHNPYDYVKAIRRLNSIRYPCKQNIRVVGKYTWKQQSALYKTWFKQLQTDKHNQVGEQ comes from the coding sequence GTGAGTAAAGAACTTGTTGAAGAAAATCAAAAGATAAGATTACTTGATATAACAGGCACAAATCCACTAGAACCTGGAGGTGTCGGGAGTTTCGTGCGTAATCTGAATAAGGAACTTGAATCTAACGGTTTTAGTATAACTAATATATGTTATACATTTTTACAAGACAAAACAGAGCAGACCGACTTTGGTACACTTATAGCGCTTAAAGTTCCGAAAAACGAGATCTTAAGGGTTCTACTATATCCATTAAGAGTGCTATCTGAAGTTAAGAAAAATAAAGCAGATATAATAATAGAGGAAGGCCCTAGTACATATGGTGCAGGACTACTAGTTGACTTGTTTGCCAAAAAAAATGCGATATTTATAGAGAGAGCCCACGGAACACATTATGGCCTTATAGAGTATACACCAAAGAAATCTATACACATGCGTATTTTGGGCAAACTATTGGCGGGCCTTATAGAACGCTATTCGTTTAGACGGGCGGACTATTCGGTAGCAGTATCAAAGCTTGCAGCTATGGAACTTAAAAAATATTTTGGTATAGATAAACGTAAAATACGTGTTATTTACCCTGGTGTTGCAATCGATGAATTCAAACCGTTAAATAGGTTAGAAAGGCATAGGCTAAGGGGAGAGCTACATATTACAAATGGAATGAAGCATGGCATTTGGGTAGGATTGGATCCATATAGGAAAGGACTTGACATCCTACTTGAAGTCGCTAATGCATTAAAGGATATTAAGTTTAGTGTAATAGGTATAACAAAGGAAGAAGCAATAAAATTCATGAAAGAGTATAAAATTGAGGACAATAAATGTAGCAATGTTAATTTTTTGGGTAAAATTTCAGAGCATATGAAAATCAAGTATTATCAGGCTGCAGATTTTCTACTTTTCCCAAGCAGACACGAAGGATTTGCTTTTGTCCCATTTGAGGCAATGGCTGCTGGTTTGCCCGTTATAGTTTCTGATATGGTTGGTACAAACGAGATAATTAAAAATGGAGAACAAGGTTTCATAATCAAAAGTCATAACCCTTATGACTATGTAAAGGCGATAAGAAGATTAAATAGTATCCGCTACCCGTGTAAACAGAACATAAGAGTAGTAGGGAAATATACTTGGAAGCAACAATCTGCGTTATATAAAACTTGGTTTAAGCAATTGCAGACAGATAAACATAATCAAGTTGGTGAACAGTAG
- the tnpA gene encoding IS200/IS605 family transposase produces MTKYRYKMFGKRKTIDAIRRAFYEVAKRYNMTIKELAFGEDFAHAPLEVSIPNTMSIAYAVQLLKGYSSYTVFKEIPCHRLRYPQGHFWSAGYSNGSVGPRDEQTVQNYIRRQDISGQLHLVV; encoded by the coding sequence GTGACAAAATACAGGTACAAAATGTTCGGAAAACGGAAGACTATAGACGCAATACGTCGTGCATTTTACGAAGTTGCGAAGAGATACAACATGACCATAAAGGAATTGGCATTCGGGGAAGACTTTGCGCATGCACCTCTGGAAGTCAGCATCCCAAATACGATGTCGATTGCATACGCGGTGCAACTGCTGAAAGGATATTCATCGTATACCGTTTTCAAAGAGATCCCGTGTCACAGATTGCGATATCCACAGGGGCACTTCTGGAGTGCAGGATACAGCAACGGGAGTGTCGGTCCTCGCGACGAACAAACCGTTCAGAACTACATCCGCAGGCAGGACATTTCTGGACAACTGCATCTTGTCGTTTAA
- a CDS encoding glycosyltransferase family 4 protein, with amino-acid sequence MNGLKIGILIPDVLDEFHVNRNPLEIPLTLRRLRVDTLIFAPGNKLLNTKDLPKIIRLVRYKKDSTTNLIRQIDYAIQLNKHIKKENPNIMIFFTDTITAALIKLRHPRLRIVFNVGIEQYDFRDFPHSKLLTKLSFAIKYFISDLLMSETQHNYEITVKFVPFVKKKLKIIRVGVPDTFFLTKKDKAHRTNTVLCVARITRFKAQDMLIRSFNKLYKKHRTWRLRFVGSIEDRSYFNDLKNLVKKYGLSDKITFLNFITEKEIRKEYLNASIFCLCSSKENPGIVRGEAMAMGLPIVTTATSGSELVTGRGIVIPIGDERALTLALDKFMSSPKERDRASKLEREWVERIRADVVIKDMLLELGYNIE; translated from the coding sequence ATGAACGGTTTAAAAATAGGCATTCTTATACCAGATGTATTAGACGAATTTCACGTTAATAGGAACCCATTAGAGATACCATTAACACTCCGTAGATTGAGGGTCGACACATTAATTTTTGCACCAGGTAACAAGCTACTTAATACCAAGGACTTGCCAAAAATAATACGTTTGGTAAGGTACAAAAAAGATAGCACAACTAATTTAATCAGGCAAATTGATTATGCAATACAGCTTAACAAGCATATAAAAAAAGAAAACCCAAATATCATGATATTTTTCACAGATACAATAACTGCGGCACTGATAAAACTTAGACATCCAAGGCTTAGGATAGTATTTAATGTTGGAATTGAACAATACGATTTCAGAGATTTCCCGCATTCTAAACTTTTAACTAAACTTTCTTTTGCAATAAAATATTTTATTTCTGACCTTCTTATGTCTGAGACGCAACATAATTATGAAATAACTGTGAAGTTTGTCCCATTCGTTAAGAAGAAATTAAAGATTATAAGAGTAGGTGTACCAGATACATTTTTCTTAACAAAGAAAGATAAAGCGCACAGAACTAATACAGTTTTGTGTGTAGCACGAATCACAAGGTTCAAAGCCCAAGATATGCTAATTCGCAGTTTTAATAAATTGTATAAAAAACATCGTACTTGGAGATTGAGATTTGTTGGCTCGATAGAAGATAGGTCTTACTTCAATGATTTAAAAAATCTAGTAAAGAAATACGGCCTATCAGACAAGATTACTTTCTTGAATTTCATAACCGAAAAAGAGATTAGAAAAGAATATTTAAATGCATCGATTTTTTGTTTATGCTCCTCTAAAGAAAACCCAGGTATAGTGAGGGGAGAGGCAATGGCCATGGGTCTACCAATAGTTACTACAGCTACGAGTGGTAGTGAACTTGTTACTGGTCGTGGCATAGTGATTCCTATAGGTGATGAACGTGCGCTGACTTTGGCTCTTGATAAGTTTATGTCAAGTCCGAAAGAACGCGATAGAGCTAGTAAACTTGAACGCGAATGGGTGGAAAGGATACGGGCCGATGTAGTGATAAAAGATATGCTTTTAGAGTTAGGATACAACATAGAGTAA